The Rahnella aceris genome contains the following window.
ACCGGCGAATATTGAAGAGTTGCAGCGCAGTTTCCTGCAATGGCTGCGTGAACATATCGTGATGATTCAGGCCGTTGGCAAGAATGCTGCCCACGTTTTCCTGACCATGATTATCGGTATGATCCTCGGTGCGATTATCTCGCTTCAGCAGCCGCGCAAGGGCGAACTGAACGCCCCGCTGAAAAAGGAGCTGTTGCAGCGGATGCATTTGCTGGGTGAAGCCTTCCGTAACGTGGTCTTTGCGCAGTTCCAGATTTCCCTGATCAATACCGTGCTGTCAGGTATTTTCCTGTTTGGCATTTTACCGCTGTTCGGCATTCATCTGCCGCTGGCAAAAACGCTGGTTGTCGTGACCTTCGTCTGCGGGTTGCTGCCGGTTATCGGTAATCTGATTTCGAATACGCTGATTTTCATCGTCGGCCTGTCGCTGTCGCTGTGGGTCGGCGCGCTGGTGCTGGCGTATCTGATCATCATCCACAAAGTGGAATACTTCCTGAATGCCCGCATTGTTGGCAGTCGCATCAAGGCGAAATCCTGGGAGGTTTTACTGGCGATGCTGATCTTCGAGGCGGCGTTTGGCATACCCGGCGTGGTCGCTGCACCTATCTATTACGCTTATCTGAAAAGCGAACTGAAAGAAGCGGGTCTGATTTAATCCTTTCTTAAAACGTGGCGCTTTGCGGGCAAAGTGCCACTGTTTAGTCTCTGCACAATCCCGCCTGAAAATCCTGAAATAAACAGATTCAGGCAAGTAATGGCGAGGATCGTTATATCAGTAAGTCATCTTAAACCGTCATAATTTTGCGGTGCCTGCCTTTTCTGCGGGCATGAAGTATTCCGTAATCCAATCAGGAGATAAAAATGACGCTTAACGTTCGTGGTTTCGCTGCACTTTCAGCGGATGCGCCTCTTGCGCCTCATAATTTTGTTCGCCGTGACCCGCGTGATACCGACGTTGTGATCGACATTCTGTACTGCGGTGTTTGCCACTCTGACATCCACCAGGCGCGTAATGAATGGCATCAAAGCATTTATCCGATGGTTCCGGGGCATGAAATTATCGGACGCGTGAAACAGGTTGGCGCGAAAGTCTCTGGCTTCAAAGTGGGCGACACCGTCGGTGTCGGTTGTATGGTCGATTCTTGTCAGCATTGTGAATCCTGCGCGGAAAGCCTGGAACAGTACTGTGAAGAAGGCGCTACCATGACCTATAACAGCCATGATCGTCATGACAATATGATGACCTACGGCGGTTATTCCGAACAAATCGTGGTTTCAGAAAAATTCGTTCTGCGTGTTTCTGAAAAACTGGACATCAAATCTGCTGCACCGCTGCTGTGTGCCGGTATCACCACGTATTCTCCGCTGAAACACTGGAAAATCGGTAAAGGTCACAAAGTGGCTGTGGTGGGCCTGGGCGGTCTGGGTCACATGGGCCTGAAATTTGCCAAAGCACTGGGCGCAGATGTGACGCTGTTCACCCGTTCCAAAGGCAAAGAGCAGGAAGCTTACCGTCTGGGCGCGGACCACGTGGTGCTGTCTACTGATGAAAAACAAATGGCCGCCGTAAAAAGCCACTTCGATTTCATCCTGGACACCGTGCCTAATCCACATGATCTGAACCCGTATCTGGACACGCTCAAACGTGACGGTACCCATATTCTGGTCGGTTTGATTGAGCCAGTCGAGCCTGCGCTGCACAGCGGCAAACTGGTTATGGGCCGCAAAACCGTCGCCGGTTCCCTGATCGGTGGTATCGCTGAAACCCAGGAAATGCTGGATTTCTGTGCTGAGCATGACATTTCCTGTGATGTGGAAATGATTGACATGCAGGACATCAACGGCGCGTACGAACGCATGCTGAAAAGCGACGTGAAATACCGCTTTGTTGTTGATATGGCGTCATTGAAAAACGCCTGAAAGGCCGTATTGCGCTGCGTTGATTAAATAAGCAGCTAAATAGCGACCTGATGTGCCTGTCCGGCTTACGACTCTCTGTGTAGAAGAACCCGGCAGGGCGGGCGCATTGTGGCGAAATTTACTCTTTACACGTTTCTGTGACTTCTCGGCTTGAAAGCGCGGTGGTATCCTGCTGCCTTTCGCCGGGCGAAGGAAAACCAGTGGCTAAGAGTTTTGACGAACTCATCAGAGACATGGATCTGATGATTGAACATGTGGACAGGCTGAAAAACTTGCCACCACGGGTTGCTCAACCAGCGGCCTCTGACAAACCTGCGTACGATTCTTTCGGTGAGATTTTCGCGCTGAAAGCTGTCATGCGGGCTTTTATCTCTTCAGTCGACACTATTGTTAAAGTGCAGATTGCCAAGAAAGTTGAACAGGATATCGGCCATCTGGAGAATACCGTGCGGTCGATTGGCGGCGGCAGTGCAGACGCAGACGACGTCGCGCAAATCACGGCATATGTTCGTCACGCGGTGTCTGAATTAATGGATTAATTCTCCGTGCCGTCAGTCAACGCCGGTCGCACAGTGTATTTCACCAATACCTTGTGCGACTGGCGTTTTTTTTGGACTTTTTGTCCGCAGGCGAGGGCGATGAAAAGCGTCTATTCTTGCCATAATTCCTTTTTGCTGGTGCCGGTTATGTCTCAGGATTACCGCTTTTTTGCGTCAGCCCGACGCCGCTGTTATGCCCTTTTATTTGAACACCGCACCCGCAGCGGCCGCCGGATGGAAATATTCTGGATCCTGGCGTCACTGCTCAGCGTTCTGCTGCTGTTTATCGAATCCAGTGCATATGATTTGTTTCCGGCGACACCCAATATCATCCCGTTGTTCGGCCTGGTCGAAATGGGGTTTACCGCGCTTTTTACGGTGGAATACGTCTTACGGGTGGTCTGTTCGCCGCGCAAAACCCGTTATCCGGTGAGTTTTTTCGGCATTATCGATCTCTGCACCATTCTGCCCATGTACATCCTGTGGATGCTGCCTTCCTTCGCGGGGGCGGGGAATCTGGAGATCCTCATCCGCCTGCTGAGAATTTTACGTGTGCTGCGGGTACTGAAATTGTTGCGCTACATGAGCGACGCCGGGGTTT
Protein-coding sequences here:
- a CDS encoding AI-2E family transporter, giving the protein MQIMRSNQIRWLSVLIVMGGLLLILPLHLLACFIAGFLVFELINALTPYFQKIISGERARWVVVAIIATLVISCLTLAIAGIADFLMEDMRNPVAFNAMVSHLLTDAQSRLSPVLLHYLPANIEELQRSFLQWLREHIVMIQAVGKNAAHVFLTMIIGMILGAIISLQQPRKGELNAPLKKELLQRMHLLGEAFRNVVFAQFQISLINTVLSGIFLFGILPLFGIHLPLAKTLVVVTFVCGLLPVIGNLISNTLIFIVGLSLSLWVGALVLAYLIIIHKVEYFLNARIVGSRIKAKSWEVLLAMLIFEAAFGIPGVVAAPIYYAYLKSELKEAGLI
- a CDS encoding potassium channel family protein, with the translated sequence MKSVYSCHNSFLLVPVMSQDYRFFASARRRCYALLFEHRTRSGRRMEIFWILASLLSVLLLFIESSAYDLFPATPNIIPLFGLVEMGFTALFTVEYVLRVVCSPRKTRYPVSFFGIIDLCTILPMYILWMLPSFAGAGNLEILIRLLRILRVLRVLKLLRYMSDAGVLWRSLMRAKRKLCIFFGFVAIILCLFGGLMFAAEGGNGGFTSLGASVYWAVVTLTTVGYGDITPHTALGRMLASVLILLGYSIIAVPTGILTAYMSQELEKGRAARSCQTCLHSGHEIDAKFCAHCGAVLAADKPQPVEK
- a CDS encoding NAD(P)-dependent alcohol dehydrogenase; translated protein: MTLNVRGFAALSADAPLAPHNFVRRDPRDTDVVIDILYCGVCHSDIHQARNEWHQSIYPMVPGHEIIGRVKQVGAKVSGFKVGDTVGVGCMVDSCQHCESCAESLEQYCEEGATMTYNSHDRHDNMMTYGGYSEQIVVSEKFVLRVSEKLDIKSAAPLLCAGITTYSPLKHWKIGKGHKVAVVGLGGLGHMGLKFAKALGADVTLFTRSKGKEQEAYRLGADHVVLSTDEKQMAAVKSHFDFILDTVPNPHDLNPYLDTLKRDGTHILVGLIEPVEPALHSGKLVMGRKTVAGSLIGGIAETQEMLDFCAEHDISCDVEMIDMQDINGAYERMLKSDVKYRFVVDMASLKNA